Within the Populus trichocarpa isolate Nisqually-1 chromosome 14, P.trichocarpa_v4.1, whole genome shotgun sequence genome, the region accaaccTCTTCTTTCTTCATCCAAACCTTTGCATTATGTCTCTCCTTCCACTGTCCATATCCACTCCCATGCCCTCCTGCATACCGCCCATTTTCTCCATTAAACCTACCATAACCTCCCCTATACTGCCCATTACCACGATAACCACCATCATCATAACCTCTGTAATTCCAATGACCTCTATTAGCATAGCCATTGTAGTCTTTAGACTCTCTATTACTAATTCTACCATTAATAACCTTATTTGGCGTCTTTGAtttttcactctctctctcaactGAAAGATCCCCGATTTCTTTCTCAATCTCCACCGTCTGATTATTCTCCTCCGCCGCTTTTTCAGCCTTTGCCCTGTACTCCACCCGCATTTCCCTCTTTCGCTCACATCCAACATTATTCTTCTCACTTTTCACTAGCAGCGCTTGCGCCCCACTCCCCGTCAACCCCCCCTCCTCTTTTTCCCTGgcctctcctttcttcttctccttccttcCATTCCCCTTGCTCTTCTTCTTCGTTttcatttcttctctcttaTCATTCACATTTTCTTCAAGAACAGCAACCGACAAAGCCTTCGATTCCTCGACATTTGTGCCAATTAAATTCCTCCTcacctccccctccccctccccctcctccTCTTGTGCCCTggcttctcctttcttcttctccttccttcCATTCCCCTTGCTCTTCTTCTTCGTTTTCATTTCTTCTCTCTTGTCATTCACATTTTCTTCAAGAACAGCAACCCACACAGCCTTCGATTCCTCGACATTTGTGCCAATTAAATTCCTCCTCACCTCCCCCTCCTCCTCTTGTGCCCTggcttctcctttcttcttctccttccttcCATTCCCCTTGCTCTTCTTCTTCGTTTTCATTTCTTCTCTCTTGTCATTCACATTTTCTTCAAGAACAGCAACCGACACAGCCTTCGATTCCTCGACATTTGTGCCAATTAAATTCCCCGTCACCTCCCCCTCCTCCTCTTGTGCCCTggcttctcctttcttcttctccttcctctcATTCCATTTGCTCCTCTTCTTCGTTttcatttcttctctcttctcatCCACGTTTTCTTCAAGAACAGCAATCGACACAGCCTTCGATTCCTCGACATTTGTGCCAACTAAATTCCAGCGATGAGATTTCCGGTTGGAATTTCTTTGAATTGATGGAGGAGAGACAGACACAGACACTAAAGGTGACAGGTGCCCTGGCTCTGCTACTTCGTTGTGAAGCTTCTTGTGGTCGTGTTCCTCTTGCTgttctttctccttttgtttCCTCTGCTGTTCTTTTATCCACCGTTCTTGGAGCTGAGCCAGAGTCACGTAATTTGAAGGCAGATTTGCCTGTTTGGTGGCGATGTTGTTTTCCATGGAAATTTGAAGAGGAGAGGAAAGGAGATTTGGAAGAATGCCATTGTAGCAGTCTTATAACAACTTAACTTGCTGAGAAAGGAGATGTTGGTTCTTTTCTTAATTCCTTAATGATCCTTATAGTCCTAGTAAATAACGGCACTGCCCTCACGAGTCATGTCATGTCGTCTTCGTTGATTCCAAATGTCAGTGGGTCGGTTTTCTTATTCATGTAGGgccaaaacatttattttattttatttaggttgGTCCGGGTTATTTcagattaatgttttattttttattttttaaaaaaatataatataatattatttattttaaaatcaataaattaagaGTTGAGTTTTAactttcaatctatttttttcttttaatatttttttacttaagcTAATTCATatcctaaattaaattaatataggtTTTACAACTATGCTTagcattattatattaatagtCTTTGCTTGGTTCGGAAGAGTAAAATCATGGCGTTGAAACTGGTCTGGCTTGATGGATTACttattgatgaaaaatttaatttaaaaaaaacctttaatttgagttatttaagaaaaattaaattaatccaaattaatataattgacATGTGACTCAAACTTTGAATCAACTCAATTTCTGCATCAAGTGTCTTAATTATGAGTAAAATCATAGTGATCATACCTCACGAGTACCTAGATTATCGAGTTATTAGATTAATCTCTAGTTTCATTAAACCAacaatgttttatatttttttaattatgctaat harbors:
- the LOC112323989 gene encoding uncharacterized protein LOC112323989 isoform X2, producing MENNIATKQANLPSNYVTLAQLQERWIKEQQRKQKEKEQQEEHDHKKLHNEVAEPGHLSPLVSVSVSPPSIQRNSNRKSHRWNLVGTNVEESKAVSIAVLEENVDEKREEMKTKKRSKWNERKEKKKGEARAQEEEGEVTGNLIGTNVEESKAVSVAVLEENVNDKREEMKTKKKSKGNGRKEKKKGEARAQEEEGEVRRNLIGTNVEESKALSVAVLEENVNDKREEMKTKKKSKGNGRKEKKKGEAREKEEGGLTGSGAQALLVKSEKNNVGCERKREMRVEYRAKAEKAAEENNQTVEIEKEIGDLSVERESEKSKTPNKVINGRISNRESKDYNGYANRGHWNYRGYDDGGYRGNGQYRGGYGRFNGENGRYAGGHGSGYGQWKERHNAKVWMKKEEVGDGGDMARNQSSSVSSKELE
- the LOC112323989 gene encoding uncharacterized protein LOC112323989 isoform X3; the encoded protein is MENNIATKQANLPSNYVTLAQLQERWIKEQQRKQKEKEQQEEHDHKKLHNEVAEPGHLSPLVSVSVSPPSIQRNSNRKSHRWNLVGTNVEESKAVSIAVLEENVDEKREEMKTKKRSKWNERKEKKKGEARAQEEEGEGEVRRNLIGTNVEESKALSVAVLEENVNDKREEMKTKKKSKGNGRKEKKKGEAREKEEGGLTGSGAQALLVKSEKNNVGCERKREMRVEYRAKAEKAAEENNQTVEIEKEIGDLSVERESEKSKTPNKVINGRISNRESKDYNGYANRGHWNYRGYDDGGYRGNGQYRGGYGRFNGENGRYAGGHGSGYGQWKERHNAKVWMKKEEVGDGGDMARNQSSSVSSKELE
- the LOC112323989 gene encoding uncharacterized protein LOC112323989 isoform X1; amino-acid sequence: MENNIATKQANLPSNYVTLAQLQERWIKEQQRKQKEKEQQEEHDHKKLHNEVAEPGHLSPLVSVSVSPPSIQRNSNRKSHRWNLVGTNVEESKAVSIAVLEENVDEKREEMKTKKRSKWNERKEKKKGEARAQEEEGEVTGNLIGTNVEESKAVSVAVLEENVNDKREEMKTKKKSKGNGRKEKKKGEARAQEEEGEGEVRRNLIGTNVEESKALSVAVLEENVNDKREEMKTKKKSKGNGRKEKKKGEAREKEEGGLTGSGAQALLVKSEKNNVGCERKREMRVEYRAKAEKAAEENNQTVEIEKEIGDLSVERESEKSKTPNKVINGRISNRESKDYNGYANRGHWNYRGYDDGGYRGNGQYRGGYGRFNGENGRYAGGHGSGYGQWKERHNAKVWMKKEEVGDGGDMARNQSSSVSSKELE